The DNA sequence CTGGCCACCTTGCCCGCCCATGCCCAGGCGAAGCTCAAGGTGGCGGGCATCTACACCGTGCCGGTCGAGCAGCAATGGGTCTCGCGCATCCACAAGGCGCTCAACGCCGCCAAGGCACGCGGCGAGATCGAGTACGTGTTCTCCGAGAACGTCGCCAACGCCGACTACGAGCGCGTGATGCGCCAGTACGCCGAGGCCGGCCACCAGCTGATCCTGGGCGAGGTGTTCGGCGTCGAGGCGGCGGCCCGCAAGGTCGCGCGCGACTACCCGAAGACCGCCTTCCTGATGGGATCGTCGGGCAAGCCGCAGGCGCCCAACTTCTCGGTGTTCGACAACTACATCCAGGAGCCGGCCTACCTCACCGGCATGATCGCCGCCGGCATGAGCAAGACCGGCCACATCGGCATGGTGGGCGGCTACCCCATCCCCGAGGTCAACCGCCTGATGCACGCCTTCATGGACGGCGCGCGCGAGATCAACCCCAACGTGAAGTTCACGGTGAGCTTCATCGGTTCCTGGTTCGACCCGCCCAAGGCGAAGGAAGCCGCCTTCGCGATGATCGACAAGGGCGCCGACGTGCTCTACGCCGAGCGCTTCGGCGTCTCGGACGCGGCCAAGGAGCGCGGCAAGCTCGCGATCGGCAACGTCATCAACACCCAGGACCAGTACCCCGAGACCGTGGTGGCCTCGGCGCTGTGGAACATGGAACCCACCGTCGATGCCGCGATCGCCAAGGTCAAGGCCGGTCAGTTCACCGCCGAGGACTACGGCCCGTACTCGATGATGAAGCACAAGGGCTCGGAGCTCGCCCCGCTGGGCACCTTCGAGGGCAAGGTGCCGGCCGAGGTGATGGCCAAGGTGCGCGCCCGCGAGAAGGCCATCCTCGAGGGCAAGTTCACCGTGAAGGTCAACGACAGCGAGCCGAAGTCCTCCAGGTGACCGCCACGACCTCCGCGGCCGCGCCGGTCCTGCGCCTGCACGGCATCACCAAGCGCTTCGGCGCGTTGGTGGCCAACGACGACATCTCGCTGGACCTCGGGCCCGGCGAGGTGCTCGCGCTGCTCGGCGAGAACGGCGCGGGCAAGAGCACGCTGGTGTCCATCCTGTTCGGCCACTACGTGGCCGACGCCGGGCACATCGAGGTGTGCGGCCGGCAGCTGCCGCCCGGCCAGCCTAAGGCCGCGCTGGCCGCGGGCATCGGCATGGTGCACCAGCACTTCACGCTGGCCGACAACCTCAGCGTGCTGGACAACGTGCTGCTCGGCACCGAGCCGCTGTGGCGGCCGTCCTCGCAGCGTGCGGCGATGCGCGAGCGCCTGCTCGATGCCGCGCAGCGCTTCGGCCTGCAGGTGCGGCCCGAGGCGCGCGTGGGCGACCTGTCGGTGGGCGAGCGCCAGCGCGTCGAGATCCTCAAGGCGCTGGTGCGCGGCGCCCGCATCCTGATCCTGGACGAGCCCACCGCGGTGCTCACCCCGCAGGAAAGCGAGTCGCTGTTTGCGACGCTGCAGCAGCTGGTCGCGCAGGGGCTGTCCATCGTCTTCATCAGCCACAAGCTCGACGAGGTGCTGCGCGTCTCGCATCGCGTCGCGGTGCTGCGCGCAGGCCGGCTGGTCGCGGTGCGCGAGGCGGCCGGCTGCAGCAAGGCGGAGCTGGCCGAGCTGATGGTGGGCCGCAGCGTGCGCATGCCCCGGCGCGAGCGCCGCGCCCCCGGCGACGAGGTGCTGGTGCTGGAGCGCGTGAGCGTGCCGGGCCACCCGCCGCTGCACGAGGTGGACCTGCGCGTGCGCGCCGGCGAGGTGGTCGGCATCGCCGGCGTGGCCGGCAACGGGCAGGAGACGCTGGCCGGGCTGCTGTGCGGCCTGCTCCCGCCCCGGCAGGGGCGGCTTGCGGTGGCCGGCCAGGCGCTGCCCGCCACGCCTTCGGCCTGGGTGCGCGCCGGCGTGGCCCGCATCCCCGAGGACCGCCATGCGGTCGGCGTGGTCGGCGACCTGCCGCTGTGGGAGAACGCGATTGCCGAGCGCCTGCACACGACGGCCTTTTCCCGCTTTGGCTTCGTGCGCCAGCGCGCCGCGAGGCAGTTCGCCGCCGACCTGGTGCAGCGCTTCGACGTGCGCGGCGGCGGGCTGGACGCGCCGGTGCGGGCGCTGTCGGGCGGCAACATGCAGAAGCTCATCCTCGGCCGGGCGCTGGCCGTCGGCGGGCCGCGCCCGCCGGTGCTGGTGGTCGCGAACCAGCCCACCTGGGGCCTGGACGTGGGCGCGGTGGCCTACGTGCACCAGTGCCTGCTCGACGCGACCGTGCAGGGCGCGGCCGTGTTGCTGATGTCCGAGGACCTGGACGAGATCCTGGCCCTGTCCGACCGCGTCGCGGTGATCCACCACGGGCGGCTCGGCCCGGCGCGCCCGACCGGGGACTGGACGCTCGCCGCGCTGGGCCTGGCGATGGCCGGCGCCGATGCACCCTCGGCGCAGGAGGTGCGCGATGCGGCTTGAACTGCGCCCGCAGCCGTCGCTGGCCTGGCAGCTGGCCGCGCCCTTCGTCGCGGTGCTGGCCACGCTGCTGCTCGGCGCCGGGCTGGTCACCTGGGCGGACGCCCCGGTCGGTCGTGCCTACGCGCTGCTGTTCGAAGGCGCCTTCGGCAGCCGCTTCGCGATCACCGAGACGCTCACCCGCGCCACGCCGTTGATCCTCACCGGGCTGGCCGCGGCCGTGGCCTTCCGCGCGCGGCTGTTCAACATCGGCGCCGAAGGGCAGCTGTACGCCGGGGCGCTGGCGGCGATCGCCGTCGGCGGCCAGCATGCCTCGGGCGCGATCGACCTGCCGCTGGCGCTGCTGTTCGTGCTGATGGTCGCGGCCGGGGCGCTGGCCGGCGCGCTGCTGCTGCTCGGGCCTGCATGGCTCAAGGTGCGGCTGGGGGTCGACGAGGTGGTGACCACGCTGCTGCTCAACTTCATCACGCTGCTGTTCGTCTCGATGATGCTGGACGGGCCGATGAAGGACCCGCTCGCGATGGGCTGGCCGCAGAGCGTGGCGATGATCCCGGAGCTGGAGTTCTCGCGCCTGCTGGAGCGCTCGCGCGTGCACAGCGGGCTGCTGCTGGCCTGCGCGCTGGCGGTGATCCTGTGGGCGGTGAACCGCTACACCACCTTCGGGCTGGCGATGCGGGCGGTGGGCGCGAACGCGCGCGCCGCCGCCTTCGCCGGCTTCGACGTGCGCAGCGTCATGCTGCGCACCGCGCTGCTGTCCGGCGCGCTCGCGGGCCTGGCCGGCGTCGGCGAGGTGGCCGGGCGCACCAGCTACCTGACGCTGGACATGTCGCCGGGCTACGGCTACTCCGGCATCGTGATCGCGATGCTGGCCGGGCTGCATCCGCTCGGCGTCGTGGCCGCGGCCGTGTTCGTCGCCGGCGTGCTGGTGGGCGCCGACAGCATGAGCCGCGCGATCGGCGTGCCCACGTACCTCTCGGACGTGATCGTCGCGCTGGCGCTGCTGTCCATGCTGGTGGCCTCGCTGCTGGTCCGCTACCGCGT is a window from the Caldimonas thermodepolymerans genome containing:
- a CDS encoding BMP family protein, which gives rise to MTTSTRRTLLAAGLALAAACSGLATLPAHAQAKLKVAGIYTVPVEQQWVSRIHKALNAAKARGEIEYVFSENVANADYERVMRQYAEAGHQLILGEVFGVEAAARKVARDYPKTAFLMGSSGKPQAPNFSVFDNYIQEPAYLTGMIAAGMSKTGHIGMVGGYPIPEVNRLMHAFMDGAREINPNVKFTVSFIGSWFDPPKAKEAAFAMIDKGADVLYAERFGVSDAAKERGKLAIGNVINTQDQYPETVVASALWNMEPTVDAAIAKVKAGQFTAEDYGPYSMMKHKGSELAPLGTFEGKVPAEVMAKVRAREKAILEGKFTVKVNDSEPKSSR
- a CDS encoding ABC transporter ATP-binding protein, which gives rise to MTATTSAAAPVLRLHGITKRFGALVANDDISLDLGPGEVLALLGENGAGKSTLVSILFGHYVADAGHIEVCGRQLPPGQPKAALAAGIGMVHQHFTLADNLSVLDNVLLGTEPLWRPSSQRAAMRERLLDAAQRFGLQVRPEARVGDLSVGERQRVEILKALVRGARILILDEPTAVLTPQESESLFATLQQLVAQGLSIVFISHKLDEVLRVSHRVAVLRAGRLVAVREAAGCSKAELAELMVGRSVRMPRRERRAPGDEVLVLERVSVPGHPPLHEVDLRVRAGEVVGIAGVAGNGQETLAGLLCGLLPPRQGRLAVAGQALPATPSAWVRAGVARIPEDRHAVGVVGDLPLWENAIAERLHTTAFSRFGFVRQRAARQFAADLVQRFDVRGGGLDAPVRALSGGNMQKLILGRALAVGGPRPPVLVVANQPTWGLDVGAVAYVHQCLLDATVQGAAVLLMSEDLDEILALSDRVAVIHHGRLGPARPTGDWTLAALGLAMAGADAPSAQEVRDAA
- a CDS encoding ABC transporter permease — translated: MRLELRPQPSLAWQLAAPFVAVLATLLLGAGLVTWADAPVGRAYALLFEGAFGSRFAITETLTRATPLILTGLAAAVAFRARLFNIGAEGQLYAGALAAIAVGGQHASGAIDLPLALLFVLMVAAGALAGALLLLGPAWLKVRLGVDEVVTTLLLNFITLLFVSMMLDGPMKDPLAMGWPQSVAMIPELEFSRLLERSRVHSGLLLACALAVILWAVNRYTTFGLAMRAVGANARAAAFAGFDVRSVMLRTALLSGALAGLAGVGEVAGRTSYLTLDMSPGYGYSGIVIAMLAGLHPLGVVAAAVFVAGVLVGADSMSRAIGVPTYLSDVIVALALLSMLVASLLVRYRVKWGRA